In Flavobacterium okayamense, a single window of DNA contains:
- the bamA gene encoding outer membrane protein assembly factor BamA translates to MKPSLAIKIEREDLEKQVNNFSIYRMFKNSLKLLLALLILGYSNTIIAQDIKLENGKQYILADVEVTGKFQYSEQTVVTFTGLEKGQKIIVPGSDISAAIKKLWKLGLFRDVNFYVNKIQGDSIFLELNLHELPKLSDVKIQGIKKGKAEDLLKETDLKKGKIVNENLITTTKNYIENKYRKDGYYNSKVMITTIPDSTDTEVKMLVSIDRGDKVKVKSIHFNGNEQLSDSKLKKAFKNTKERSVFRIFKRSKYIKDKYKEDLTAVIEKYKENGYRDARVTSDSVTYDNKNNTIAIKVNLEEGKKYYFGNIRFIGNTVYNERQLNQLLGIKKGDVYNGVLLQKRIADNSKPDGEDITNLYQNNGYLFSTINPVEVKTYNDTIDFEIRITEGPIAYFNKITVVGNDRTNDHVIYRELRTKPGQKYSKELLVRSIREIGQLGFFDAENIKPDFKNVDPQAGTVDIEYNVVEKGSSQIQLQGGYGGGGFIGTLGLSFNNFSARNIFNKDAYKPLPMGDGQKLALQLQGSSYFQTYSLSFTEPWLGGKKPINFFASLSHSKQFLYNYSTRDVTRDQSFNITSLSAGVAKRLKVPDDYFTLSTSASFQYYDLNNYNTGLFTFGDGASRNLAFTVGLSRNSKGSNPIYPTYGSEFSITTKFTLPYSLFNGIDYGDLKNDPSYKVFYQGPGYFNSNNNWVPNNSYLAENGDAVADPNDAALNRAKYDQKRFNWLEYYKVKFKADWYTRVYDKFVLRTLGEFGFMGAYNSERGVVPFERFYVGGDGLANFSLDGRENVQLRGYPNNSLSTTDGGTIYNKFSVELRYPITLAPAASIYGLSFLEAGAAFNDFQEFNPFNLQRSAGFGLRVFMPAFGLLGIDFAHGFDNVPGTGIKSGWQTHFIIGQQF, encoded by the coding sequence ATGAAGCCATCATTAGCTATCAAAATAGAGAGAGAAGATTTGGAAAAACAAGTGAACAACTTTAGTATTTACAGAATGTTTAAAAATAGTTTAAAATTACTATTAGCCTTATTAATTTTAGGATATAGCAATACAATAATAGCCCAAGACATAAAACTTGAAAACGGTAAGCAATATATTTTAGCCGACGTTGAAGTAACCGGAAAGTTTCAATATAGTGAACAAACAGTAGTAACATTTACTGGACTTGAAAAAGGGCAAAAAATAATTGTTCCTGGCTCTGATATTAGTGCGGCTATTAAAAAGCTATGGAAGTTAGGATTATTTAGAGACGTAAACTTTTATGTAAATAAAATCCAAGGTGATAGTATTTTCTTGGAATTAAATCTTCATGAATTACCTAAACTTTCTGATGTAAAAATCCAAGGAATTAAAAAAGGAAAAGCAGAAGATTTACTTAAAGAAACAGATCTTAAAAAAGGTAAAATTGTAAATGAAAATTTAATTACCACCACAAAAAATTATATCGAAAACAAATATAGAAAGGATGGTTATTACAACTCTAAAGTTATGATAACTACCATTCCTGACTCTACAGACACAGAAGTTAAAATGCTTGTTAGCATTGACAGAGGTGATAAAGTAAAAGTTAAATCGATTCATTTTAATGGTAATGAGCAACTTTCAGATTCTAAACTCAAGAAAGCTTTTAAAAACACAAAAGAACGCAGTGTTTTCAGAATTTTTAAACGCTCAAAATACATTAAGGATAAGTACAAAGAAGACTTAACAGCCGTTATTGAAAAATATAAAGAAAATGGATACAGAGATGCTAGAGTAACATCTGACTCTGTGACTTATGACAATAAAAATAATACAATTGCTATTAAAGTAAACTTAGAAGAAGGTAAAAAATATTATTTCGGAAATATTCGTTTTATAGGAAATACTGTATACAACGAAAGGCAATTAAATCAGCTTTTAGGAATTAAAAAAGGTGATGTTTATAATGGCGTTTTACTTCAAAAAAGAATTGCCGACAATTCTAAGCCAGATGGTGAAGATATCACGAATTTATATCAAAACAATGGCTATTTATTTTCAACAATAAACCCAGTTGAAGTTAAAACTTACAACGATACAATTGACTTTGAAATAAGAATTACAGAAGGTCCAATTGCTTATTTTAATAAAATAACCGTTGTAGGAAATGACAGAACTAATGACCATGTAATTTATCGTGAGTTAAGAACAAAACCAGGTCAAAAATATAGTAAAGAGCTTTTAGTTCGTTCAATCAGAGAAATTGGTCAACTAGGATTTTTCGATGCAGAAAACATTAAACCTGATTTTAAAAATGTAGACCCTCAAGCTGGGACAGTCGATATTGAATATAATGTTGTTGAAAAAGGTTCAAGTCAAATTCAACTTCAAGGTGGTTACGGTGGAGGAGGCTTTATTGGAACATTAGGGCTTTCTTTTAATAACTTTTCAGCAAGAAATATATTTAACAAGGATGCTTATAAACCTCTTCCTATGGGAGATGGTCAAAAATTAGCTCTACAACTACAAGGAAGTTCATACTTCCAAACGTACAGTTTATCATTTACTGAACCTTGGTTGGGAGGTAAAAAACCAATAAACTTTTTTGCTTCATTATCTCACAGTAAGCAGTTTTTATATAATTATTCTACAAGAGATGTAACAAGAGATCAAAGTTTTAATATTACATCACTATCAGCAGGTGTTGCCAAAAGATTAAAAGTTCCAGATGATTATTTTACACTTTCTACAAGTGCATCTTTTCAATATTATGATTTAAATAATTATAATACTGGTCTATTCACTTTTGGTGATGGTGCCTCAAGAAACTTAGCATTTACAGTTGGTTTAAGCAGAAACAGTAAAGGTAGCAATCCTATTTACCCAACTTATGGGTCTGAGTTCAGTATAACAACTAAATTTACTTTACCTTATTCATTATTTAATGGAATTGATTATGGGGATTTAAAAAATGATCCTAGTTATAAAGTGTTCTATCAAGGACCTGGATATTTTAATTCAAATAATAACTGGGTTCCAAATAATTCTTATTTAGCTGAAAATGGAGATGCAGTGGCAGACCCAAATGATGCCGCATTAAATAGAGCAAAATACGACCAAAAAAGATTTAATTGGTTAGAATATTACAAAGTAAAATTCAAAGCAGATTGGTATACAAGAGTTTATGATAAATTTGTACTAAGAACTTTAGGAGAATTCGGCTTCATGGGGGCTTACAATAGTGAAAGAGGAGTTGTTCCATTTGAACGTTTTTATGTTGGTGGAGATGGTTTAGCAAACTTTTCTTTAGATGGTAGAGAAAATGTTCAGTTAAGAGGTTATCCTAACAATTCATTGTCTACTACTGATGGTGGTACAATTTACAATAAGTTTTCAGTTGAGCTTAGATACCCTATCACGCTTGCTCCAGCTGCATCTATTTATGGATTATCATTTTTAGAGGCAGGAGCTGCTTTTAATGATTTTCAAGAATTCAACCCATTTAATTTACAACGTTCTGCAGGATTCGGATTACGTGTATTTATGCCTGCTTTTGGATTACTAGGAATAGATTTTGCTCATGGATTTGATAATGTTCCAGGAACTGGAATTAAAAGTGGATGGCAAACACACTTTATTATAGGACAACAATTTTAA
- a CDS encoding isoprenyl transferase, producing the protein MELKSQINIKTLPKHLAIIMDGNGRWAKKQGLLRTLGHEKGTKSVRVVVETCARLGIENLTLYAFSTENWNRPKFEVDTLMKLLISSLKKELKTLKDNDIRLNAIGNLTNLPAKVQQELEEVISKTAENKRMTLTLALSYGSRDEIVKAVKKISDKVKNNIISIEAIDDTIINQHLYTHNLPDVDLVIRTSGEHRISNFLLWQIAYAEFYFTDVLWPDFDENNLYEAIISYQNRERRFGKTSEQL; encoded by the coding sequence ATGGAATTAAAAAGTCAAATAAATATTAAAACCTTACCCAAGCACCTTGCCATAATAATGGACGGAAATGGTCGTTGGGCAAAAAAACAAGGCTTATTACGAACATTAGGCCATGAAAAAGGGACAAAATCTGTACGAGTTGTTGTTGAGACTTGTGCAAGATTAGGTATTGAAAATTTGACATTATATGCTTTTTCTACGGAGAATTGGAACAGACCAAAGTTTGAAGTCGATACTTTAATGAAGCTTTTAATTTCCTCTTTAAAGAAAGAATTAAAGACATTAAAGGATAATGATATCCGTTTAAATGCAATAGGGAATTTAACAAATTTACCTGCAAAAGTTCAACAAGAATTAGAAGAAGTAATTTCAAAAACAGCCGAAAACAAAAGGATGACATTAACTTTAGCCTTAAGCTACGGCTCTAGAGATGAAATCGTTAAAGCTGTTAAAAAAATTAGTGATAAAGTTAAAAATAATATAATTTCTATTGAAGCTATTGACGATACAATTATTAATCAGCATCTTTACACCCATAACTTACCAGATGTAGACTTAGTAATTAGAACAAGTGGTGAGCATAGGATTAGCAATTTTTTATTATGGCAAATAGCATATGCAGAATTTTATTTTACAGATGTGTTATGGCCAGATTTTGATGAAAATAATTTATATGAAGCCATCATTAGCTATCAAAATAGAGAGAGAAGATTTGGAAAAACAAGTGAACAACTTTAG
- a CDS encoding DUF6089 family protein has protein sequence MRYFFLYILLVVNVFSAKSQIHELGLFAGGANYIGDIGPTDYIKPNEPAIGFIYKWNRSTRHAWRFSYTFGKLSSRDIDSDVPSRNLRGFSFENTIHDFSAGLEFNFFEYNLHESGTQFTPYVYTGVSYFIYNELYIINKESEIDYRHSNFAIPMIVGLKSRIVNNLILGAEIGVRWTLTDNLDGSNPKNDDFESLRFGNLNSNDWYVFTGLTLTYTFGQNPCFCAE, from the coding sequence ATGAGGTATTTTTTCCTTTACATATTACTGGTTGTTAACGTCTTTAGCGCTAAGTCACAAATACATGAATTAGGTCTTTTTGCTGGAGGCGCAAATTACATAGGAGATATTGGTCCGACAGATTACATAAAACCTAATGAACCAGCCATAGGTTTTATATACAAATGGAATCGAAGCACCAGGCATGCTTGGCGTTTTTCTTATACGTTTGGAAAATTATCATCAAGAGATATAGATAGCGATGTACCAAGTAGAAATCTCAGAGGTTTTTCTTTTGAAAACACCATACATGATTTTTCTGCTGGTTTAGAGTTTAATTTTTTTGAATATAACTTGCATGAGTCGGGAACTCAATTTACCCCTTATGTTTACACAGGAGTAAGTTATTTTATTTATAACGAATTATACATAATAAATAAAGAGAGTGAAATTGATTATAGGCATAGTAATTTTGCAATTCCTATGATTGTAGGATTAAAATCAAGAATCGTAAACAATTTAATTTTAGGTGCAGAAATTGGAGTTCGATGGACTCTTACTGATAACCTTGATGGAAGTAATCCAAAAAATGATGATTTCGAATCATTACGCTTTGGAAACCTTAATAGTAATGATTGGTATGTATTTACTGGGCTAACCCTTACTTATACATTTGGACAAAATCCTTGTTTCTGCGCAGAATAA
- a CDS encoding NAD kinase, which yields MKFAIFGQYYQNNTDEIVEKVITFLNNKGFEVVVEKQFYCHLKIKDKFPADTFSNHKELEEGIIALISIGGDGTILRAVTYVRDKNIPIVGINAGRLGFLATVQIENIEEFLNEVINGNYKISKRSLLSLRCEPKNPDLIDLNFALNEVTVSRKDTTSMITIETFLDNEYLSSYWADGLIISTPTGSTGYSLSCGGPILTPEVNSLVITPIAPHNLNARPLVIPDNTEIKLTVSGRENEYLVSLDSRITSVNNETTLFIKKSNFQINLIEFNKEGFLPTIRKKLLWGEDRRN from the coding sequence ATGAAGTTCGCCATTTTTGGTCAATATTATCAGAACAATACAGATGAGATTGTTGAAAAAGTAATTACTTTTCTGAACAACAAAGGTTTTGAAGTTGTTGTGGAAAAACAATTCTATTGTCATCTGAAAATAAAGGATAAATTTCCTGCAGATACTTTTAGTAATCATAAAGAACTTGAAGAAGGAATTATTGCTTTAATAAGTATTGGAGGTGATGGAACAATTTTAAGGGCTGTTACGTATGTTCGAGACAAAAACATACCCATTGTAGGTATTAATGCAGGAAGATTAGGTTTTTTAGCAACCGTTCAAATTGAAAACATTGAAGAGTTTTTAAATGAAGTAATAAATGGAAATTATAAAATTTCCAAACGTTCATTATTAAGTCTAAGATGTGAACCTAAAAACCCTGATTTGATTGATTTAAATTTTGCACTTAATGAAGTTACTGTTTCTAGAAAAGATACAACTTCTATGATTACAATTGAAACGTTTCTTGACAACGAATATTTATCTTCTTATTGGGCTGACGGTTTAATTATTTCAACACCCACAGGTTCAACAGGTTATTCATTAAGTTGTGGCGGACCTATTTTAACACCTGAAGTAAATAGTTTAGTTATTACACCAATAGCTCCTCATAATTTAAATGCAAGACCTTTAGTTATTCCAGACAATACTGAGATAAAGTTAACGGTATCAGGTAGAGAAAATGAATATTTAGTTTCTTTAGACTCCAGAATAACATCTGTAAATAACGAAACAACCTTATTTATTAAAAAATCTAATTTTCAAATTAATCTAATTGAATTTAACAAAGAAGGCTTTTTACCTACGATAAGAAAAAAATTACTTTGGGGAGAAGATAGAAGAAATTAA
- a CDS encoding CBS domain-containing protein codes for MHTLFDYINKDIKPLDASETIANAQDFFLDLNYSHFPVVEKGVFIGSLSKDDAELLDSRTLIQDNKYELERFYVRSSMIWLDVLEVFAQNETNIVPVLSDKNSYLGYYELEDVVRFFHETPFLKEDGGILIIRKDITNYSMGQITQIVESNNARLLGLFVSKVDGDYVEVTVKTSQSSLNDIIQTFRRYEYEIISEHQEDSYLQNLKERSDYLDKYLNI; via the coding sequence ATGCACACACTTTTCGATTATATTAACAAAGATATTAAACCCTTAGATGCTAGCGAGACAATTGCAAACGCACAAGATTTCTTTTTGGATTTAAATTACAGTCATTTCCCTGTTGTCGAAAAAGGTGTTTTCATTGGAAGCTTAAGTAAAGACGATGCTGAATTATTAGACTCTAGGACTTTAATTCAAGACAACAAATATGAACTTGAAAGGTTTTATGTACGCTCATCTATGATATGGCTTGATGTTTTAGAGGTATTTGCTCAAAATGAAACTAACATTGTCCCTGTTTTAAGTGATAAAAATTCTTACCTTGGATATTATGAACTAGAAGATGTAGTTCGCTTTTTTCACGAAACCCCTTTCTTAAAAGAGGATGGTGGAATTTTAATTATTCGCAAAGACATCACAAATTACTCAATGGGGCAAATCACGCAAATTGTTGAAAGCAACAACGCTCGACTTTTAGGATTATTTGTTTCAAAAGTAGATGGAGATTATGTTGAAGTAACTGTTAAAACTAGCCAAAGCAGCTTAAATGATATTATTCAAACATTTAGACGATACGAATACGAAATAATTTCAGAACACCAAGAAGATTCTTATCTTCAAAATTTAAAAGAAAGATCTGATTATTTAGATAAATATCTCAACATTTAA
- a CDS encoding pyridoxine 5'-phosphate synthase, translated as MTKLSVNINKIATLRNARGGNVPNLLKVAEDVQKFGAQGVTVHPRPDERHIRYQDARDLTSVVYTEYNIEGNPQHNFIDLVLECKPTQVTLVPDAIGALTSNAGWDTIKNKAYLKEVISEFKRNNIRTSIFVDPITQMVEGAKETGTDRIELYTESFAHEFGLGNQKGIQPYIDAAIRANELDLGINAGHDLSLDNIKFFKDNIPGLLEVSIGHALISEAIYLGLENVVNMYLQKLK; from the coding sequence ATGACAAAATTATCAGTTAATATCAATAAAATTGCTACCCTTAGAAATGCTCGTGGCGGTAATGTACCTAATTTATTAAAAGTTGCAGAAGATGTTCAAAAATTTGGAGCTCAAGGAGTTACGGTTCATCCAAGGCCAGATGAAAGACATATTCGTTATCAAGATGCTCGTGATTTAACATCGGTAGTATATACAGAATATAATATTGAAGGAAATCCACAACATAATTTTATTGATTTGGTGCTAGAATGTAAACCAACACAAGTTACTTTAGTACCTGATGCTATTGGAGCATTAACTTCAAATGCGGGTTGGGATACTATTAAAAATAAAGCATATTTAAAGGAAGTAATTTCAGAGTTTAAACGAAATAATATTAGGACATCAATTTTTGTTGATCCAATAACTCAAATGGTTGAAGGAGCAAAAGAAACAGGTACAGATAGAATTGAATTGTATACTGAAAGTTTTGCTCATGAATTTGGATTAGGAAACCAAAAGGGAATTCAGCCATATATTGATGCTGCTATTAGAGCAAACGAATTAGACTTAGGAATAAATGCAGGACACGATTTAAGCTTAGATAATATTAAATTCTTTAAAGATAATATTCCGGGTTTGTTGGAAGTTTCAATTGGTCATGCACTTATTTCCGAAGCTATATATTTAGGTTTAGAAAATGTGGTGAATATGTATTTGCAAAAATTAAAATAA
- a CDS encoding alpha/beta fold hydrolase → MLYSKIEGKGKPFLILHGFLGMSDNWKTLGGQFAEEGFEVHMLDMRNHGRSFHSEDFSYEVMAQDVVYYCEQNNLNDIILLGHSMGGKIAMQVVSEKPELVNKLIVADIGPKYYAPHHQLILKALNSVDFSKKPSRKEIEEILKESIKDFGTRQFLLKSLYWKNSDELAFRFNLEVFNEKIQEVGKALSSESKFLKPALFLRGEKSNYILDEDFLVIQHHFPNVKIKTISNAGHWLHAENPDDFYKEVIVFLKK, encoded by the coding sequence TTGCTGTATTCTAAAATTGAAGGCAAAGGAAAGCCTTTTTTAATTCTTCATGGTTTTTTAGGTATGTCTGATAACTGGAAAACTTTAGGTGGTCAATTTGCTGAGGAAGGATTTGAAGTTCATATGTTAGATATGCGTAATCACGGTAGAAGTTTTCATTCAGAAGATTTTTCATATGAAGTAATGGCACAAGATGTTGTTTATTATTGTGAACAAAATAATTTAAATGACATTATTCTTTTGGGACATTCTATGGGTGGAAAAATTGCAATGCAAGTTGTAAGCGAAAAACCCGAATTAGTAAATAAATTAATTGTAGCCGATATTGGTCCGAAATATTACGCACCTCATCATCAGTTAATTTTAAAAGCATTAAATAGTGTTGATTTTTCAAAAAAGCCATCCCGAAAAGAGATTGAAGAGATTTTAAAAGAAAGTATAAAAGATTTTGGAACGCGCCAATTTTTATTGAAAAGTTTGTACTGGAAGAATTCTGACGAATTAGCTTTTAGATTTAATTTAGAAGTTTTTAATGAAAAAATACAAGAAGTAGGTAAGGCATTGTCTTCTGAAAGTAAATTTCTTAAACCTGCATTGTTTTTGAGAGGTGAAAAGTCAAATTATATTTTAGATGAAGACTTTTTGGTAATTCAACATCATTTTCCAAATGTAAAAATAAAGACAATTTCAAATGCGGGGCATTGGTTACATGCTGAAAATCCTGACGATTTCTACAAAGAAGTAATTGTATTTTTAAAAAAATAA
- a CDS encoding OmpP1/FadL family transporter, whose product MRKLLSLTLMALAGSSMFAGGYRVAIQGQKQLAMGHTGVAVVNSAEVAFFNPAGMAYLDKKFNVSIGANGLFAKTKFQNSQYNWEATTENFGTPFSVYATYRLTDWLTAGLAVYTPYGSAVEWDKGWEGSHLVNNIDLKAIFVQPTVSVRLGEHFSVGGGPIYATGSVEFNRNLQYQGGVLQNSNVTLDAKGINAWGYNIGMMVNPCKSVRLGMNYRSEITMEARGGEATYSDVPDYAQALLQDTQFDADLPLPAELTTGLSVQLTDKWLVAFDYNYTMWNAYKSLDIAFANGSSSSNPRNYKNSSTYRVGTQYKANDKFTFRAGYYFDESPVQDGYFAPETPRNDSNAFTGGLTYQLSDKLGIDASFLYIHFDEIDNSYNHSTDPITGQANPDFGGTYKSVVFSPGIGITYGF is encoded by the coding sequence ATGAGAAAATTACTTTCTTTAACGCTTATGGCATTGGCAGGAAGTTCTATGTTTGCAGGAGGATATAGAGTAGCTATTCAAGGTCAAAAGCAATTAGCTATGGGGCATACTGGTGTTGCTGTAGTAAATAGTGCTGAGGTTGCTTTTTTTAATCCAGCAGGTATGGCTTACTTAGACAAGAAGTTTAATGTGTCTATTGGTGCTAATGGACTATTTGCTAAAACTAAATTTCAAAATTCTCAATATAATTGGGAGGCAACGACTGAAAATTTTGGTACACCATTTAGTGTTTATGCAACATATAGATTGACAGATTGGTTAACAGCTGGTTTAGCTGTATATACACCTTATGGTAGTGCTGTTGAATGGGATAAAGGTTGGGAAGGTTCTCACTTAGTTAATAATATCGATTTAAAAGCAATATTTGTTCAGCCAACAGTTTCTGTTAGATTAGGAGAGCATTTTAGTGTTGGTGGTGGTCCAATTTACGCTACTGGAAGTGTAGAATTCAATAGAAATTTACAATACCAAGGAGGAGTTTTACAAAACTCAAATGTAACTTTAGATGCTAAAGGAATTAATGCATGGGGGTATAACATCGGTATGATGGTTAATCCATGTAAGTCTGTTCGTTTAGGTATGAACTATCGTTCTGAGATTACAATGGAAGCTCGTGGAGGTGAAGCTACATACAGTGATGTGCCTGATTATGCGCAAGCTTTATTGCAAGATACTCAATTTGATGCTGATTTACCATTACCAGCGGAGTTAACTACTGGATTGTCTGTTCAGTTAACCGATAAATGGTTAGTTGCTTTTGATTATAACTATACTATGTGGAATGCTTATAAGTCTTTAGATATTGCTTTTGCAAATGGAAGTTCTTCTTCAAATCCAAGAAATTATAAAAATTCTTCTACATATAGAGTAGGTACACAATATAAAGCAAACGATAAATTTACTTTCAGAGCTGGATATTATTTTGACGAGAGTCCGGTTCAAGATGGTTATTTTGCACCTGAAACTCCTAGAAATGATTCAAATGCATTTACTGGAGGTTTAACTTATCAGTTAAGTGATAAATTAGGAATAGATGCATCATTCTTGTATATCCATTTTGATGAAATTGACAATTCTTATAATCATTCAACAGATCCTATTACAGGGCAAGCAAATCCTGATTTTGGAGGAACATACAAATCTGTTGTATTTTCACCAGGTATAGGTATAACTTACGGTTTCTAA
- a CDS encoding G-D-S-L family lipolytic protein has protein sequence MKNKFIYLAVLAAGFASCEPEFENSVDANYSSGEANFTSYVAIGNSLTAGYMDGTVYKSGQMNSYPNMLAQQFSLVGGGSFTQPSYADDVDNLGGLTLGGIPIGSTRLVIDASQGGPENLVGSSSIEVSNITAGAVNNMGVPGAKSFHLLSNTYGNVGGVAVGTANPYFVRHASSSSATVLGDAMSLNPTFFTCWIGANDVLSYATSGGSGVDRTGDANVAGYGPNDITDPTAFAGVYSTIIGTLTSGGAKGVVATIPSVTSIPYFTTVPFAPLSPTALGGQANIDMINASLYNNLDAIFTAFGEPNRVNPLSATSANPILIYDADAIDRSAQISGALQMQGVPMAQADVLGATFGKARQTTAADLVVLPASSVIGTNNSTAVANPVLVGFGAVVNGVTYPMENQWVLTDAEKTKVANATAAYNNSIVSIANINDIAVIDANALMNQLVTGLRIETGQLYTANYFSGIATEGAVLFSLDGVHPNARGYAVIANAFINTINGYYKANLPLKYVNDYPGTQIVGSN, from the coding sequence ATGAAAAATAAATTTATATACTTAGCGGTTTTAGCAGCTGGATTCGCTTCATGTGAACCAGAATTTGAAAATTCAGTAGACGCTAATTACTCATCAGGAGAAGCTAACTTTACGTCATATGTTGCAATTGGGAATTCATTGACTGCTGGTTATATGGACGGAACTGTTTATAAGTCTGGCCAAATGAATTCATACCCTAATATGTTAGCACAACAGTTTTCATTAGTTGGTGGTGGAAGTTTTACACAACCTTCATATGCAGATGATGTTGATAATTTAGGAGGATTAACTTTAGGAGGTATACCAATTGGTTCTACCAGATTAGTAATTGATGCTTCACAAGGTGGTCCGGAAAATTTAGTAGGTTCGTCATCAATTGAAGTTTCAAATATTACAGCTGGTGCTGTAAATAATATGGGTGTTCCAGGAGCAAAGTCTTTTCACTTGCTTTCTAATACGTATGGTAATGTTGGTGGAGTTGCTGTAGGGACGGCAAACCCTTATTTTGTTCGTCATGCTTCATCTTCATCTGCTACTGTTTTAGGAGATGCAATGTCTTTAAATCCTACATTTTTTACTTGTTGGATTGGAGCAAATGATGTTTTATCGTATGCAACATCTGGAGGTTCTGGTGTAGATAGAACTGGTGATGCTAATGTTGCTGGTTATGGACCAAACGATATTACTGATCCTACAGCATTTGCAGGTGTTTACTCTACAATTATCGGAACGTTAACTTCAGGAGGTGCAAAAGGTGTTGTTGCTACAATTCCAAGTGTTACGTCAATTCCCTATTTTACAACTGTTCCTTTCGCACCATTGTCTCCTACGGCTTTAGGTGGTCAGGCTAATATTGATATGATTAATGCATCTTTATATAATAATTTAGATGCAATTTTTACCGCATTTGGAGAGCCTAATAGAGTTAATCCATTGTCTGCGACATCGGCAAACCCAATATTAATCTATGATGCTGATGCAATCGATAGATCTGCTCAAATTTCAGGAGCATTGCAAATGCAAGGTGTACCTATGGCTCAAGCTGATGTTTTAGGTGCTACATTTGGAAAAGCTAGACAAACAACAGCTGCTGACTTAGTAGTGTTGCCAGCTTCATCTGTTATTGGAACAAATAATAGTACTGCTGTAGCAAACCCAGTTTTGGTTGGATTTGGAGCGGTAGTAAATGGTGTTACATATCCAATGGAAAATCAATGGGTTTTAACAGATGCTGAAAAAACAAAAGTTGCTAATGCTACAGCTGCTTATAATAACAGCATTGTTAGTATTGCTAATATTAATGATATTGCTGTTATAGATGCAAATGCATTAATGAATCAATTAGTAACTGGATTAAGAATTGAAACGGGTCAGTTATATACGGCAAATTATTTTAGTGGTATCGCAACTGAAGGAGCTGTATTGTTCTCTTTAGATGGTGTTCATCCAAATGCTAGAGGATATGCTGTTATAGCAAATGCTTTTATTAATACAATTAATGGTTACTATAAAGCTAATTTGCCATTAAAATATGTTAATGATTATCCAGGAACTCAAATTGTTGGTTCTAACTAA
- a CDS encoding phage holin family protein: protein MNMLIKLLITTVLVVVISHFLPGISVDNFTTALIVAVVLGLLNVFVKPILVFLTIPATIITLGLFLLVINAVIIMLGDYFVDGFRVSGFWSALIFSIILSIAQSILNKMLVDEK from the coding sequence ATGAATATGTTGATTAAACTTTTAATTACAACGGTACTGGTTGTCGTTATTTCACATTTTTTACCAGGAATATCAGTTGATAATTTTACCACAGCTTTAATTGTTGCTGTTGTTTTAGGATTGTTAAATGTGTTTGTAAAGCCAATTTTGGTTTTTTTAACTATACCAGCAACTATAATTACTTTAGGGTTATTTCTTTTGGTAATTAATGCTGTGATAATTATGTTGGGGGATTACTTTGTAGATGGATTTAGAGTTTCAGGATTTTGGAGTGCTTTGATTTTTAGTATAATACTTTCAATTGCACAATCAATTTTAAATAAAATGTTGGTTGATGAGAAATAA